ggtCAAGATAtgtgttttaaatttatgatttgaatttatgacttattaataaaacgatatcgtttaacaattatttatcataatttgaattaaataataagttaagtttgaattgaatcgaaACCATCTATTCAGTTTACGAgttaaacaaaactaaattttctttaacttaattttaaaatgaattaaatctcttaattcaaacttaatttagattcaaaataaataaatttgaattaagtcaaactaatttttaaactttaattaactCAATTCAATCCAACACATAGGCTTTGGAAAGACTGAATTTTGTAGTGgtaaaaagtgaaattgaaagtgaaagtgaaagtgaaatGGAAAAGGACAAGAACAGGAAGATTGGATAAGGTTTTGTTGGACCGTCGGTAATAGAGTTGGAGATAtcatcagagatttcaaaaccaaaccctagggtgaaactgccattttttaaaacttagactgaaaaaaaattttagttttcaaagtttaggggtataaaaatagattatattttagtttattttttaatattatagaaaaattgacgattttactcttatcactgttatttttaactggtcataaatgagtatttgatatttttatagttaaatgataaaaacttatcattacaGCATATCTTGAGTGAGAAATAGTTGTTTCGCCTTATttacacataaaattatacagaGAGAGTGGGCTCAGAAAAGGGTGGTCCCTATAGTATGTGGTGGAAAAGTACAGGTAGCCCAGAAAACGGGTTGTTTCGTCCGTTAGTGCCGTGAAAGAAAGTTTATAGATTGACCAGCCACCTCCCCAGTTGTCACTCGTTAGCTTTGTGTTTAGTGCGCGACtgattttcaacttttttaacACTTAAAACCTCCCTTCTTTCTCTCCTCCCCTCAACTCACCTGCTCAAAAcaaatctttcttcttcttcttcttcttcttctttctgtttCTCTGTTTTTGCTCAATACTCTGTTTTCTTGTTTAGAAAACATGACTAATCAAAATGTTATGCTTTCTGAATCCAAGCCAACTATTGGGGTCAAGATTACACTCACCTTGTCCAACTCTGCTCTATTCTCACAGCCATCGCCTGCTGGCTACATCACCATATCTCGAAAGAAGCTCTTGAAAAAACTTGATGATGAAGGAGGTACCAAACTCAATGCTTGGGTCGACTCTATGAGAGACTCTTCTCCTACTCGTGCCAAGTCCAATAAGTAGGTTGATTCAAATCTGGGAACTTTGAAATGGGTCGCAATGATTTAATCAAAACTTCAGTAGAAAACCCAATTCTCTGGTTAACCCAGCAAGCATATAAGCCATTCCCTATTGCAAAGGCGATGAAGCAAACTCCAACACCATCGGTGGGAGGCTTTTGGAAGCAGATTAGGAGAATTCCAGCTGAAAGTGACATGAAGAACGAGCTCCATAGTATGAAATGAACCGTGATTCGAGGCCAAACCCTGACAGCCTTTTGCCAAGCAAAAGCAAGAGTGATGCTTAAAAGAGAGGCAGCTTCAACTTGAGGTAGAAAATACTCTAACacccttttctcttttttcttagtAGAGTCTGATGCTACTAATAGGCCTTGAATTCCCTTGAATATTAGAAATCCCACTAGCCCAACAGCCAGCACCATGTGAAGAACAAAAATAGACAGAGATATCTTGTTGGTGTAGCTTGTTGAATTCAATGTTGTAGGTGATATCTGGTCGAAGacaaaaaaaaccaaacaaaaaatttcaaattaataactTGAAAATTAAGCATTAACTAAGACTCCTCGGTATAACCTATGAAACCGAC
This sequence is a window from Mangifera indica cultivar Alphonso chromosome 5, CATAS_Mindica_2.1, whole genome shotgun sequence. Protein-coding genes within it:
- the LOC123217212 gene encoding uncharacterized protein LOC123217212, with the translated sequence MGHVESVEEKVVERNDNVYDLNNNIPADQRGFNMSMLRTLNPTNPSRIAINGGRTRVAAPTRVAASRVATPLSQPRSTPTPTSQISPTTLNSTSYTNKISLSIFVLHMVLAVGLVGFLIFKGIQGLLVASDSTKKKEKRVLEYFLPQVEAASLLSITLAFAWQKAVRVWPRITVHFILWSSFFMSLSAGILLICFQKPPTDGVGVCFIAFAIGNGLYACWVNQRIGFSTEVLIKSLRPISKFPDLNQPTYWTWHE